The genomic DNA ATTCCTCTGGACCCAGAAGAGAGGCCCCCTCCCCTACTGGAGAGTTTTCGATCAGAGTCACCATCTTTCTGAGACCCTAGTCTGCTCCAAAGCCCTCCTGTTCAAACGAAAATGGACACACCATAAGATCATCATGCAATCTGGGcgaataaaacagaaagaaagagatcaattaaaagcaagagaaacagacatacataaagggggagagagtgtgCGCTGCGATTAAAATCACTGATACCTTGTACATTACTCCTGAAGACAAATCTCAGAAGAAATACCTGAGGAAACCAtgtcatatacatacatatatacatacatacatacatacacacacacacacacatatatacataaaaatataatgTTTCCCAAAGGTTTGCCCAAATACTCACCTATGACCATCAGTGACTGGCATCGGTGAAAGGGAAAACGGGGTGTAATCACATTTTATATTATGGGGGAACATGGTCAGTTTTGCTACAGCCCAGTCTGAAAGACTTGCATAGATGGGATTTGAATTATGACACAGGGCACTACTCTGAACTGTGTAATGGTGCACTGACCCAAGCTGCCACTCGAGGGAATTTAGTTAAATGTTTAAGAAAGTCTATTGGAAGGGAATGGAAGATTATGAAAGAGGAAAGTGTGAAGACAAAGGGTTTGTATCTGACCAACCTGTTTTCTTGTCTACGGTGTCCCGTGCGTCACGTTTGGCGATACCAAGTCGACTGTGAACGTCAGTCAGGGGCTCCCTGCGAGGCGCCGTGTTTCTAAGGCTGACAGGAGACGCAGAGCGTCGCCTCTCTGGAGAATAAGGTCTCTTTCCCAATCTCTGTCTCACATCTGCACAGTGAAGAAGAGGATACAGGAGGAATTCAGAGATGTTCACTCTTTTGTAATCAACTGATCCAGCAAAGAATCTTATTAAAATATCTGACTAGCCCTGAACAGTGTTACGGTAGTCCAGCACTCCATTAGGTCAATCGTTAGACTGGAAGCTGTCCGAGGACTGACCCGTCTTGCCACTGGAGGCTGAGGAGTGCAACCTCTGATGTGAGagtccctgtctcttctcttccagcAGCTGCCTCACATCAGTCACTTTCTCCGAGATGGGTTTGGACACAGCTCCGCTACCGATCCGACTTCGCACGCTGCTGCCACCCTCAGAGCTCCGCATGGAGTTTCTGTGACAAAGAAATGAGATGTTCATTGTCAAGGGACATGGTGGTTACCCTGAGCCTCTTACAGACCTTCACAATACATTTCTACCCTGTATATGTGGTGCAAAATGAATTATAAATCTGCATTGTTAGCTAGTATCATTTCAGCTTTATGCTTTGACTTCTcaagattaaaaacaaagtaATAGTACGAACAACAGGTACTCTTTGCGACTGCAATTTGAAGCAATTACAGTTACGTAACACAGTTTGGCTCTCTTACCGCAGGTTCTTCAGGTTATTCTCCACCTCGTCCGCGTACATGCTCATCTTCATGCTCTTCttgggtgagggtgtggagaTCATCTTCAGCTCCAGGTCGTAATCCATTTCATCAGAGTCTGAAGACGGAGACGATGAACGGCCCTCCGCGTGGCTTCGTAATCCCCCCTCCCTGTCCCGAAGATCTGGATCCCTGTCGCTCCGGTCTCGCTCCATCCGATATTCCACTACTCTGTCGTCGGCGTCCATGtcatcctctccctcctcttcctcttcttcctcttcttctgcaATGGGTTCCTCTGGTAGATTCACCAGGTCAGCTTTAAATTGAAAGTTATTCCATTTATAAGACAGCCAGTGGGCATGCAATCAGTCAACTTGAAAACTGTGTGCACCACACCCTGTGCAGATCATggcatacaaaaacaaaagtcatgtGAGAACGTGCGTGCATTAACTCGTATTCTCTATGATAAAACAACTCCAACTGACAGTGTaatgaaatgactaaaataGTCCCAACATTGTAGGCCCACTCTCTCTATCAAACTAGAGAACTCTAAAATTAGgatgtgttttatactgtatATGATATAATCTTATGACAGGAGCATCTATATAGGCTacttgtctttaaaaaaaaaatcattgaataataaataaaggaataaacaCAACAGGCTCGTGATTATGGGGTTCACGGCTTTGTATTAAGAAACCATGTCTGCATGCAAAAGTACATATGCTAAGAGCCTTTCAACAACTACTTACAGTTACTTAGGGAACTCCACAGAGTGGGATAAAATGAGAGATGAGAAGCAGTTTTATGCATGTGTAAAGATTTAGGTATCTCaggattctggactattagtcattccaagagttaaaaagaagtacgctggcaaccgagccttttcctaccactctcctttcctctggaatagtctacctacagaaattagggaggcaaactctctccatacctttaaaaccagactaaagacttatctattttctctaacttacgGATAATATAAGTTTGATTTGACTCTGTTATAGACATGTTAAGACCTTTGacactataaatagtgatactgggctctaagtAAACTTgaattgttattattgttgttgttgttgttgtttttattattatagcATCAAGATGTTTGCTCCAGTCAGAACTTTCTGATTTCTAAGAATAAAAGAGATTTGTGTATGTCTCTTTCACAAAGTTCTCATCTGCATTTGGGCTTGTCTTTCAGAACAGAAGTTAAATATGATAAACACAACTTTTACCTCAGAGTtacaaatgatgaaatttaTGATTCTGGGTTAGCCAAATTAAAATACAAGAATTAGGAAACGACCTACTATGCTAACACGAACCAATTATTTtctaaatatgtatttttaaaaaaaagatgaaaaatgccTTAAACCTGGAAGAGTCAAGTAAAGTAGCCTCTTCCCAATTTGGTAAGTCTTTCCAGGTGCATAGGAACAATATGGGAAACTCCTGACTGTCAGGCCATCTGACATCTTTATGCTGGTTAGCCTAAACTGGCAAGGACATGTCTTTAGGTTAGCCTAAACTGGCAAGGACATGTCTAATGTGGAACCAATGAGAGTGAAGCCTTCAAATAACAGATGCAAGTAACAGGAATATTCCAGAAATAAAGTACCACCTGTCACTCacctgagtgtctgtgtgtgtagggtgggGTGTGTCCCATGCTGTCTCCAATGAGAGACTTTTTGGTTTTCAGGACATCCCTCTGTATCCGCCGGGTATGGTACCTGCGTTTCCTGCAGAGGTGAAGAAGACTCAGCATAAACAAGTCTGTGAGAAACAAATAtgctcctaatagaagagccctatgccTTCATTCTCCTaataaaacaaagccataaggctcttctcTTAGGAGCTTTACTACTTGCtgtgagttaactaactcagagttttcactaaacccgctttctggaacaccccccagttCAGAGAAAATGCATATACAAAATGCCTCACGTCTCTTACCAGGAGTTACTAAGGATGCCCTTCATACCGCCATAGTTCGGGTTGCCGTACTTCATGTAATACCTGCTCCGCCTGGCAGCACCCAGTTCTTTCTTATCATCTGATCACAGGGAGAAGAATACGGCATAATGCACAAGCACAAGCAACGGATAACCATGCATCAAattatgcaaaacaaacaaaaaaaaacccctgataATCAAGAGGCTgacattggaaagggcatgatCAGAGGCTACATTAACACTGAACATGCCAGGACACGATGCAGATCGCTCTGCGTCAGACTCACCCTGAGTAGCAAAACGTAGGAAGAGTTTGTTTCCTTTAAAAGCTTTGCTGGCTGGACGTAGATCGTTTCTCAGTAGGGACTCCTTCTCTGCCTGAGAGAGCAAGTCTGTCTgcaacacgcacacagacaaaaattaAGAGTTACAAACGTAAGTGAAAAGCGGCTGTTTTTACAAGCAAAATGTGACTAGACCAccagtgacacaaacacacctaatGCTCACTTTATGTACCTCAGAGTTTTCCTGTtttgctctcttctctccttcctcttcgcTGTCACTTTCTTTCCCTTCACTGTCGTTACTGCTTTTGCCTCTCTTCACCAACACgttgtcatcttcatcatcgtcaacttctccttcctcttcctcatcaagGCCACAACCTCTAGGAGCTGTGAAGTGTGAAGACACCCCGAGGTCATGCACTACATATTGCAAGGTGTTCAATGACACTTTGACCTTCACAAACAGTGTCACAAACTTAGCAGCTGCTATAGTCAGAAATAGTGACAGCTATGCTAACGGCCATGAGTAACACTAAGGTCAATTAGCATTTAGCAGGAACACTTTCAGACAAAGTGCTAAAAGGTCTTGAGAACTTAGCCAGTGTTGTAcctgaaaaaatatttatgattatGAAGAACGCTGAAGGAGTTGGGCAGATATAACAAAGTCTCTATTAAGCACAGCAGGAGTCAACATTGTTCCTGATGTGTCCTTTGGCAGACCTGCTTATGGTGCTGACTGACCTTTGTGGTCCTGGCCAGAGGATTTATTTTCCACAGAGTTTGTTACTTCCCCCTGCTCTGTCATGTGGCTCATGTTGATGAGAGCCCGTGTCGAGGTCACATCATCTAACCACACCACATTACCTAggaaacaaaggcacatggatTTGGTTACTAGCTGTCATGCAaatctccctctcacacattcacacacgcaccaATACACCAAAACCAAAAGccaaacacatttcattatgAATATCTGCTGTATGTGTCCATGTTCTAAGGCATCTAGTCAATGTGCCAAACAGTCTATCAGCATCATCTAAGGGGAATAAAGTCTGCTACTGAGGAGAAAGTGCTATGCATGAGGGATACATAAAACTAGTACAGTTAACAGACAGTTAACATTACCCAAATGCCATCATCTAATGTCCAACACTAGAAAACTATCACCATGAACTGTGATCCGTCAAAATCAGTACAATATTTTGGGGTCCAGGCATGTGAAGCATGTAGTGTGAAGTGAATGTCAGTGAATTTTagcagtttgtttttactgGTATTAACATACAGGAGGTGTCATCAATCCACTCAATGTGAGCTGGAGGATATTCCTTGAAATATCCAAACACATCCTGTGTGCTCATATCATCCACGCCGCACAGGTGCAAGGCCTCTAGACGCACTTTCGGGATGGCTGGAAGAGAGAATGAACGAGTGAGAAGGGGTAGATGAGGAGTAAAATGCACAAGTGAACAGTTTTATATGGTGTTGCTGAGTATTGTGACGCAGAATTGAGAAGTTAAAAGTAAAACTCATGAGACCTGACAAATAAAGCActgctgtatttgttgtttctATGCTGTTCAGAACCACCAGTTATTCCAATGCACATATTCATTTCAAGGATGAGGGTTAACTCCGAATGAAAGTGTTCTGCGAGTGCAGTTTGTTGCTATGAATGGTATTAATTCAAGAGATACTCCTTATCTGGCGAACAAACTCAGAGTTGTTAGAGGGAATGCAAATGTTAATATGGAACTGTAACATTCAACCGTAACTGTAACACTGTCACTGTGCAAATGGGTAAAACTGGGTACTCAGGGtccaaaatgaactttttggtCTATCTGCCAATGGCTggtaaactaaaaaaaataaataataataattaccagccaaaatatttttcaaccaGCTATAGAACTGCATAAAATatgatgtcaaaaaaaaaaccacgtaATTACTAATGTCTCATCAACTGACCTTTTTAAAGGGAACAAAATTTCAGATGCTGTCGTAAGGAGActaaacttttattttaaaataattaattgaTTATAATTAATTAACGTGATTTAAAATAGTTAATTGATATtacatctcatacacacactctgcaaaCAACACTCAACTCCATGTGCTCAAAATTAGTCTATGTCTACACTAGGCCAGGTAAATCTGAAGACacagattttatgtaaaaacgTTTCTCCGTACACACATCATTTTCGTAccgttttccaaatgttctacaTCCACACCAAAACGCTGAAACGCCTGAGTGTTAGCAAAtttgacagacagagcagcacTAACTACATTTCGTccgtcatgtttgttttggtgtctcaAGCACCAATTTTTGCCAGTATCATGGCAACTATGCGTCATCGTTTCTGAAACTCATCGTTTTCCCCGTCCACATTACaaatttatgcacctcagaCAACATCGAAATGTATCGTTTTCAGTGGCGGACATTGTTGTTTTAGAGTGGATGGAAGAgctaaacggagaaataattatgagttttcaaatttacccgggTTAGTGTGAACAGGGCCTCTTATGGTTGTGTGCTGGCAGTGTTGCATATCATACACAACCTACTACGATTTAAATTTCAACGTCCTCTGCGTCAAGCTATAGCAACGGAGGATGGTGAGGGTCAGTCAAAGAACTGGGAAACGTCGCCGGTCAAATTGTGTGTTGTAGTAGTGAAAGGTTGCAGCGAAGTAAGCCTATTTCAGCAACTAACCTCGTTAATTTTATTCTCAAACCTGTATTTTTACTTGCATTTGGCGAGTGGCAGGTGCTAATTTTGGACCCTGTGGGTACTGCTAAAAGGACATGGTTTACAATCCTTTGAAAGTAAATATCACATTCTATATTGCTAGCAAACGAACTAGACAAGAAGGGATGAATTATATTTAGGATTTCATCACATCCCTTCAAAAAAAGGGAGTCCCATTGTTAATCCTCTAAATTGAGACCAGACCGCTTAAATAAATTAGTCCCTGACGTAACTCACCATGTTTAATGTTGCCTGACTAAATAACAAAAATTTAAATGTTGTGCAAACAGAATCTGAATGTTGAATGCTTGAGAATTTCATGTTgcctgacagaaagaaaaaaacagtacacaTCACCACTGGTCATTATATATCTTTTTCATAATTCCCAAAGCCAATGCTGCTTCTGCTGAAACAGCAAGACTCACTGGCCTCTTACCTTTCTTCATCACCTCTCTGTCCAAAACCACGTTTCTCTGAGCCAGGTTGCCCTCGGCACGGAACTGAAACCGCCTagctctcttctcctttttctccacagcctcctacaacaacaacaacgtgcCTTTTGTCACAAATCATATCCCATAGTCTCGCTTTCATGGTCACATTCACATGTATTAGAAATTAGACATCCCACAAAGACTCAGCATTGTGAGTACAGTCTG from Chanos chanos chromosome 8, fChaCha1.1, whole genome shotgun sequence includes the following:
- the ncbp3 gene encoding nuclear cap-binding protein subunit 3 isoform X3 codes for the protein MAAVRSLRVSVKPESSSDRSESDTDSESDRDARIPEPMEVEEGELQLEAIPVRRCLKELVPDGSRRYENKAGTFITGIDVTSKEAVEKKEKRARRFQFRAEGNLAQRNVVLDREVMKKAIPKVRLEALHLCGVDDMSTQDVFGYFKEYPPAHIEWIDDTSCNVVWLDDVTSTRALINMSHMTEQGEVTNSVENKSSGQDHKGQGCGLDEEEEGEVDDDEDDNVLTDLLSQAEKESLLRNDLRPASKAFKGNKLFLRFATQDDKKELGAARRSRYYMKYGNPNYGGMKGILSNSWKRRYHTRRIQRDVLKTKKSLIGDSMGHTPPYTHRHSADLVNLPEEPIAEEEEEEEEEGEDDMDADDRVVEYRMERDRSDRDPDLRDREGGLRSHAEGRSSSPSSDSDEMDYDLELKMISTPSPKKSMKMSMYADEVENNLKNLRNSMRSSEGGSSVRSRIGSGAVSKPISEKVTDVRQLLEEKRQGLSHQRLHSSASSGKTDVRQRLGKRPYSPERRRSASPVSLRNTAPRREPLTDVHSRLGIAKRDARDTVDKKTGGLWSRLGSQKDGDSDRKLSSRGGGLSSGSRGIFRDEEELEEEDDEDDSQLQKVWGAMIKQKEQQTNKMKKSRLDNLPSLQIEISRDSSNGSDSDS
- the ncbp3 gene encoding nuclear cap-binding protein subunit 3 isoform X2 yields the protein MAAVRSLRVSVKPESSSDRSESDTDSESDRDARIPEPMEVEEGELQLEAIPDGSRRYENKAGTFITGIDVTSKEAVEKKEKRARRFQFRAEGNLAQRNVVLDREVMKKAIPKVRLEALHLCGVDDMSTQDVFGYFKEYPPAHIEWIDDTSCNVVWLDDVTSTRALINMSHMTEQGEVTNSVENKSSGQDHKAPRGCGLDEEEEGEVDDDEDDNVLVKRGKSSNDSEGKESDSEEEGEKRAKQENSETDLLSQAEKESLLRNDLRPASKAFKGNKLFLRFATQDDKKELGAARRSRYYMKYGNPNYGGMKGILSNSWKRRYHTRRIQRDVLKTKKSLIGDSMGHTPPYTHRHSADLVNLPEEPIAEEEEEEEEEGEDDMDADDRVVEYRMERDRSDRDPDLRDREGGLRSHAEGRSSSPSSDSDEMDYDLELKMISTPSPKKSMKMSMYADEVENNLKNLRNSMRSSEGGSSVRSRIGSGAVSKPISEKVTDVRQLLEEKRQGLSHQRLHSSASSGKTDVRQRLGKRPYSPERRRSASPVSLRNTAPRREPLTDVHSRLGIAKRDARDTVDKKTGGLWSRLGSQKDGDSDRKLSSRGGGLSSGSRGIFRDEEELEEEDDEDDSQLQKVWGAMIKQKEQQTNKMKKSRLDNLPSLQIEISRDSSNGSDSDS
- the ncbp3 gene encoding nuclear cap-binding protein subunit 3 isoform X1 codes for the protein MAAVRSLRVSVKPESSSDRSESDTDSESDRDARIPEPMEVEEGELQLEAIPVRRCLKELVPDGSRRYENKAGTFITGIDVTSKEAVEKKEKRARRFQFRAEGNLAQRNVVLDREVMKKAIPKVRLEALHLCGVDDMSTQDVFGYFKEYPPAHIEWIDDTSCNVVWLDDVTSTRALINMSHMTEQGEVTNSVENKSSGQDHKAPRGCGLDEEEEGEVDDDEDDNVLVKRGKSSNDSEGKESDSEEEGEKRAKQENSETDLLSQAEKESLLRNDLRPASKAFKGNKLFLRFATQDDKKELGAARRSRYYMKYGNPNYGGMKGILSNSWKRRYHTRRIQRDVLKTKKSLIGDSMGHTPPYTHRHSADLVNLPEEPIAEEEEEEEEEGEDDMDADDRVVEYRMERDRSDRDPDLRDREGGLRSHAEGRSSSPSSDSDEMDYDLELKMISTPSPKKSMKMSMYADEVENNLKNLRNSMRSSEGGSSVRSRIGSGAVSKPISEKVTDVRQLLEEKRQGLSHQRLHSSASSGKTDVRQRLGKRPYSPERRRSASPVSLRNTAPRREPLTDVHSRLGIAKRDARDTVDKKTGGLWSRLGSQKDGDSDRKLSSRGGGLSSGSRGIFRDEEELEEEDDEDDSQLQKVWGAMIKQKEQQTNKMKKSRLDNLPSLQIEISRDSSNGSDSDS